A genome region from Anolis carolinensis isolate JA03-04 chromosome 6, rAnoCar3.1.pri, whole genome shotgun sequence includes the following:
- the htr5a gene encoding 5-hydroxytryptamine receptor 5A yields the protein MMDWSPNFTCFSVTALANSNQTGSDSAEDLPSKDRSLSVFTVLILTLLAMLAVATFLWNLLVLATILRVRTFHRVPHNLVASMAISDVMVAALVMPLSLVHELSGHRWRLGRALCQAWISCDVLCCTASIWNVTAIALDRYWSITRHLEYTLRTRRRISNIMIALTWFLSAIISLAPVLFGWGETYSEGNEECQVSREPSYTIFSTFGAFYVPLCVVLFVYWKIYKAAKFRIGSRKSNSITPISPEALEVKEASQQPQMVFTVRHATVTFQTDGDTWREQKEKKAALMVGILIGVFVLCWIPFFITELLNPLCSCDIPPLWKSIFLWLGYSNSFFNPLIYTAFNKNYNNAFKSLFSRQP from the exons ATGATGGATTGGTCTCCAAACTTCACTTGCTTCTCGGTCACCGCTTTGGCCAATTCCAACCAGACAGGCTCTGACTCTGCTGAGGATCTCCCATCCAAGGATCGATCCTTATCGGTCTTCACCGTCCTCATCTTGACCCTCTTGGCCATGTTGGCAGTGGCCACCTTCCTCTGGAACTTGCTGGTGCTGGCGACCATTCTGCGTGTGCGCACTTTTCACCGGGTGCCCCACAATCTGGTGGCCTCCATGGCCATCTCAGACGTGATGGTGGCCGCCTTGGTGATGCCCCTCAGCTTGGTGCATGAGTTGTCCGGGCACCGTTGGCGGCTGGGGAGGGCTCTATGCCAAGCGTGGATCTCCTGCGATGTGCTTTGCTGCACCGCCAGCATCTGGAACGTTACCGCCATTGCTTTGGATCGGTACTGGTCCATCACCCGGCACCTGGAGTACACCTTGCGGACCCGGAGACGCATCTCCAACATCATGATTGCTCTGACTTGGTTCCTCTCGGCCATCATTTCCTTGGCTCCAGTACTCTTTGGTTGGGGGGAGACCTACTCGGAGGGCAACGAAGAGTGCCAAGTCAGCCGGGAGCCTTCCTACACCATATTCTCCACATTTGGGGCATTTTACGTGCCTCTCTGTGTGGTGCTTTTCGTATACTGGAAAATCTACAAGGCAGCCAAGTTTCGCATTGGATCACGCAAAAGCAATTCCATCACGCCAATCTCTCCAGAAGCCCTGGAG GTCAAGGAAGCCTCTCAGCAGCCCCAGATGGTGTTTACTGTCCGCCACGCAACCGTGACCTTCCAGACGGACGGAGACACTTGGAGGgagcagaaggagaagaaagctGCCCTGATGGTGGGCATCCTCATTGGCGTCTTTGTGTTGTGCTGGATCCCCTTCTTCATCACCGAACTGCTCAACCCGCTCTGCTCCTGCGACATCCCCCCTCTCTGGAAAAGCATCTTCCTTTGGCTTGGCTACTCCAATTCCTTCTTCAACCCTCTGATCTACACCGCCTTCAACAAGAACTACAACAATGCCTTCAAGAGCCTGTTCTCCAGGCAGCCGTGA